The region GTGCATTCTTGATTTTCCTAAATAGAAAAATAATTACAAAAAAACATGTTCTATccaccttattcctagcccccatgataccttgcATGAATTATGGGTGCAACTTCCAGCTCGTCCTGTCACTGAACCAGAACCGCCGTTTTCCATGGTAACAGTACGCTAACTATATTTCTTAGAGCGATTTGTATGGcgtctcattcattcatgaagatcTAGACACGAACAGCAATAGCTAACACTTCTTCAGCCAAATATGCCACCGGTCTGTGATACTGCTTTCGCCAAAgaccggaagtattacccataatcgtttccccactcaccccccccccccccagggaactCGTGGATAAATATATGAATCTGTCAATAATTATTTTAATGGCTTAGCATTGTATACACCATTACTTAGTGCTTTTATACATGGCACTATAGGCCGCCGTACACATTATTGTTGGCACGGTTTAataagcaacacaattttatacgATATGTAATAGGAGACACATTCCATGTCAACTTAATTTttatgaaaacacaaaaactgtgaCACAGGGAAAGGATGGACATTTACCAAACCAAGATTTTTATATGGAAGCAGGAATCCATGTTAGCCCTAATTAGATACAAACAGAAGCTGCTGAGTTACTCTACAACTTGTAAAGAGCCAAaccacaagtacagctgaaaaaGATGAAAGCAAGCCCCTAAATAATATTTTTGACAAGAAGTGTGTCAGCCCTATGatgatggcccggcagcctgtccatggtgtctccctgcctgctgcccaatgactgctgggataggctctagcatccccgcaaccctgacagcaggataagcggtttggatagtggatggatgtaaTGGGGGGTCCCACCACCGTGTCTCTATCAGCCAAGGGGTCCTTGGCCTGAAAAACGCTGAAGACCTCTGGGTTGGACTGAgggtggcagtgttgtagtagaaaACCTCTTGTCAGCTCTCACAGATCTAGTACACAGAGTTTAGTTGGCCAACGCCAGTATGTCACCTTTCTACTCAGCTCATCGGTCTAACTTGCAGTGACCCCACGTGTGTTGCCTACATAATACAGGTCTTGGTATCTTTGATCATAATGTGTGGGGTTTTTTCTCCCCCTGGAAGAAAGAAGGAGCAAATATTTTCTCTCTCAGTGTGGCTGTGTGAGGCATCTTATTTTTTGTTGAGTATATAAAAATGCTGGGTGCTGTAGCTGGGGTTGGGTTGACACTGTTTCTGAATTTTGCCCATCTCTGTTCAGATCCTCCTGAAGCATGCTGCAGGCACTGTGAAGAGGGTTTCAATGGAGCTGGGTGGCAACGCTCCTTTCATCGTGTTTGACAGCGCCGATGTGGACAAGGCAGTGGCAGGCGCGATGAACTCCAAGTTTCGGAACTCAGGCCAGGTGCTGTGATCTCTGAACGGGACGGCACCATAACCCACTGCAAACTAGGCCACCCGAAGACAGGGTGGCCTAGTTTGTGAGGAAGGTCCAGTTTTGATTCCAGTACCACCATAGCTGTTAAAATATCTTCATGCAAATAAAACATACTCCAGTAAAATAACCAAGaagtcaaacaaacaaaaattacaCTTCTTTTCATTGAGTCTGGCTTGAATTTGAAATTATGCACTTAAAAGTTGTACCTACTTGCCAGTTGAAAAGGCTCCTGAGTCATCAAAAAGATATGAAATAGATTAAAAATATAACCTTGGCTGTTTTAATGTTGCTTATCTAGGGATAAAAGCTTATTGCACTactgcacttactgtaagtcctTCAAGATAGCTATCATTTAAATGCCTTGAAATGTTAATATACATAtcatgtggcggcacggtggcgcagtggttagcgtggtcgtctcacagcaagaaggtcctgggttcgaaccccagggttgtccaatggtgggggtcatcccaggtcgtcctctgtgtggagtttgcatgttctccccgtgtctgcgtgggtttcctctgggtgctccggtttcctcccacagtccaaagacatgtaggtcaggtgaatcggccatagtaaattgtgcctaggtgtgaatgtgtcggccctgtgatggactggcagcctgtccagtgtgtctccccatctgccgcccaatgactgctgggataggctccagcatcccgcaacccgaatttggataagcagcttggataatggatggatggataacatcaTGTTAAAGATTAATTCTCAAATTATAAACACAAATTGGGTGACAAGAACAAAAACTGGCCAATGTATATTGATCAGATCTAGATTTAACCTTCAAATCATCCAGGATCTTTCTCTCTCAATAGATATGGCCAAAAGAGTAGAAACAGCTTTAGTAATAACATGTAACAATAGCAGTATTAATTCAGTATCAATATAGCTGTCAGGAAGTCAAACAGAAATCACCATCTACAGGATTGTAACTTGTCAAATAAATTGGCTTCTGATTCTAGATATTAATGCGCAGCAGTGACTACACCCATAACACGTTCTCTCTGCTTCTGGCAGACGTGCGTGTGTGCCAATCGGTTCCTGGTCCAGAGTGGAATCTACGACCGTTTCACAGAGAAGCTGGGCCAGGCCATGGACGCCGAGCTCCGTTTGGGCCACGGCTCAGAGCCCACCACCACCCAGGGTCCGCTTATCAACGTAAACGCTGCTAAGAAGGTAACGCTGTCACAAAACCTATCCTAATGAGCTGCAGGGTGGGATTTTACTGCTAGATTACCAGCCTCTCTGCCAGTAAACTGAACATCGGCTATCTAAAGATCAGACACAGTAAAACTGTAAAACGTAGCTGGTGGCTCAACTCTTTGATTGCATGCCTAATTGGCTGAAGCCTATGTACAATGtactgggttcgaatccagtccAAGACCTTTTGTTGCTGTTCCCCTGTTTATCCCATATTTTCTGTCATTTAGCTCATCTTGATGTCCCAATTTTAATTCCATCTCAGGACTTCTGCTGTTTACACCAAAATGTAATTAATGAATAGTAGGGGTGGGAATCGGATGGTACCTCCCAACGCAACATGAGGATATTTTTGTTTAACTTTGATGCATATTGTGATTTTTCCAAATATTACAGTATAATTAATGTTGTGATTCAGTATGAAGATTTTTTAAGGCTCGATCCACTCTTATCTGCAGTAAAATGTGAAAACGACGATAGTTCAAAGAAAATAgacaacaaaatgcatttaagCCCCATGTGTTACAAAAGCCTAAAACATGAGTATGCTTCCCTGGGTAaacattcaaacaattcaaaatcagACATTCAGATATGTAGAAATCATTGCATCAAACCTCTTCACAGCATCTGTGTATCGTGCCTAAACATTGCGATTGAGGGGAAATGATGCAATATTAATATCCTCTTAAGGTTGCAATTTTTATTGAATCGTTTTCCTGCTAAGTCATAgcaattgggttttttttttatccgtaTATATTTGTTCATCTTCAGGTGATGCATCAGATTTCGGATGCTGTGTCCCAGGGGGCAAAGGTGCTGAGGGGGGGTAAGCGGCTTGAGGGGTCATTCATGCAGCCCACCCTGCTGGCCGACGTCACCACAGACATGCTGTGCACCCAGGAGGAAACATTCGGCCCCCTCGTACCGGTCATCAGGTCTGTGCTCAGAGTGAATCTCATGCTAATGCTAACAATCTTTCTCATGCACATTCTGAAGCTAATTACCCAACACTAATGTCATGATCCGTTTCCACCATTTTAAAACTGTGGTACATGtgtcgttcccccccccccccccacagggttATGTAGAGTGACTTAAGGACTATGCAAAGCCTAAATTATAGCACTTTTTATTTTGGTGTTTAATTTTGGAACCATATGTATCGAATTCTTTTTAAGAAACTAAAATTTATGGCGGCAAGTGAGACTTGGTTATTGGGAGTGAGAAGTTTAGTTATCGGCGTGAGCGTACACTGAATGTTTTCGCTTTATGACTGTGCACTTCCTGTGTTTAAGAGAAGAACAGCTGCTGAAACTGTGCTAGAATACCAACTGCTCTCTCTTCCTGTTTTTTAGGTTCAACACAGAGGAAGAGGCCCTGGCCATCGCTAACGCGTGTCACATGGGGTTGGCAGGTTAGTATATCTCTGGCTTCTGTTGCTCTTGGGGAAAACCTGTAAATCCCCCCCAACACTCCTTGCGCTGAAACATGCTTCTTCATAGCTAGCTACACGTAAGCGTCATCATGGCCTCCAAATTGACAACAGCGTGTCCGCTGTGTCCACAAGCCTACACAGCACATCATGGCCAATTGGTTCAGCTCTGCTGAGATAAGCTAAATGTCTATTATCTTAGTTAGCAAGTTAAGAATTAGACTGTTTTGCAGGGTACAAACAAGCAGTCACAAGTAATATTTATATAAAACAGCATTTTCTACAGTTAGAGGCAATCTGCACAAatataatgaatgaatgactacATAAAACAGGATAGGTTGACCTGGATGAGTGTTTTAAAAACAACATTGGTTTAAAATGCATTACCCTACACACAAGTACATACAGTATAAACGCACTATTATAGACACTAATGAAACAGCCTGTAACCATTCTTTTATTCCTTTATAACCAGTACTTGTGTTTTTCCATAATTGAATCTGACCTTTGTTTTTGAAAAtcaattggggaaaaaatgatTAACATCAAACTTGATGTTCATAAAACTGACCTTTAGTACATGACATGAAACAGTCATGAAGTATTTTTACCAAATCCTTTTACTCCCTTATCTTCTCAACACTCGCGAATACAAACACATTCACAGGtatttggataaaaaaaaacaacaacttggcAGCGTGCAGAGGCCCGGGGGGCATTATGACTCTGGAGACAATGCTATCGAGTTATGTTGCTGGTGTTTTGTAAGCATTTTCAATGTTCCCTTTTTCTACCTCACACCCTTATAGGCCCAAGCTCCCCTCTCGTTAAACTTGTGCTTGATGTAACTGTGCGTTGTGCAATGATGAAAAAGTTGAATTATATTGATGCTTTTACCACCAATGCTTTTTTTTTATGAGTGTCAGAGCAAGTCGGGTTCCCTGTCCTATGACATGGAGGGAACCGCCTCGAAAATCTACATATCGTGACAGGTTTTGAGCCCCCGGTCTTTGTCGCCCTGCCCTCAGGCTACTTCTTCTCCCAGGACATAAGTCAGATCTGGCGCGTGGCTGAGGCACTGGAGGTGGGCATGGTTGGCGTCAATGAGGGTCTCCTGTCCACCGTGGAATCCTGCTTCGGCGGGGTCAAACAGTCGGGCCTGGGAAGCGAGGGCTCCAAGTACGGCATCAAGGAGTACCTGGACATAAAGTACATGTGCTTCGGCGGATTGACCCCTTGAGATGGGGCAGACGgacagagtctctctctctctctccctcccccctaccCCAGTCACACTACATGAAGTGCAGGTATGACAATGGTTTGTGTCTGACTTGGTATCGGACTTGTAATGTTTTAGGCAAAGCCGTGTTTGTTAacttgaaaaaaaataaatttaagtaCAGTCCAACTGGTCCGTGTCCAAAACCTGCTTGTCCACTGGAATTACAGTGGCTGCCAGCTAGTAGCTCCAACCCCCCCCAGTTTCCAGTATTCATGTATTTCAAACAGGCAAAATTGCCTCGATAGTGCAGATATCAAATATAATTACCTGGCCACACAAAGAGAGATGATCTGGCTCTCCTTATGTAGCGTTTATGCAGTCACGTTAGTTTTAAAAATGAAATCCGTGATTTCTCGATCCATCTGTCATTCTGTCGGTAAGAACTACAAACAAGACGTAGCAGCTATTGTTGCTTGTGTGCCACCAGCTCGGCAGTAatcagttcccacccttgtaaaaatgggatCCTTGTACCAAAGCTAACACGTGCAATCTAATGtactacaaaactacatcacactatatgagAACACTATTCTACTGTAATACTGATTGTGGAATTAGTGGAttagctgtccaacagaagcgttgccacatcatcatcacatGTAGTCCCTTTTTTccttcctgtttgagtaggacggtgtttgctgctgcaccagtgttcatcccacCCAGTCATAATTCAACAGTGGTATACGGACAGCATCTCAAAGCATGGTAAAGCTACCAGTTAGTATTATGTTACTAGACTCATGGTCCAGATGAATAAAGTGAAATCGAATAAGGGGAGAAAAATACCAGATTTTAGCTTTGaaagtagattttttttaacCTCTACAGGTCTCCTCTCTGATCATTTCCTGAACCACACAGAAAGTTGCTGATAAAACGAATGGTGTTTATTaccacaagacaaaaaaaaaatgcactgaAGAGATTTTTTTGTCTTAATGTTTGCCCCTGGGCATCTCCCACTGTCCACCCTTTTTGCTCTCGCGCTATCAAATATGGCCAGTTTTACCATTAACGTGCATCTTTTTTCATGTTCTTGAaatggaaacttttttttttttggaaaataatTTTTTAAAGTGTGAAAATATGTGTGAATGTGAAGGAAAATTATGCAGAACATTCGATAAATGGTAATCTTTTATATTCTCGTCTTATGTGCCGGTGTTAAAATGTGAAAATGACTTGTTGAAATGCGGAGTTTGTTTCCA is a window of Lampris incognitus isolate fLamInc1 chromosome 9, fLamInc1.hap2, whole genome shotgun sequence DNA encoding:
- the aldh5a1 gene encoding succinate-semialdehyde dehydrogenase, mitochondrial isoform X2; this encodes MERTYSLDVSARLLRTEGFVDGRWISAASTFPVSDPATGEELAKVADCGPTEAKLAVDAAYKAFYIWKRYTAKERSALLRKWFDLMTLHKEDLAKLITFESGKPMRESLGEIGYSAAFVEWFSEEARRMYGDIVPSPAKDRKILLLKQPVGVASIITPWNFPSAMITRKVGAALAAGCTVVVKPAEDTPLSALALAELSAEAGIPAGVFNVVPCSREKTPSVGEVLCTDPLVQKVSFTGSTATGKILLKHAAGTVKRVSMELGGNAPFIVFDSADVDKAVAGAMNSKFRNSGQTCVCANRFLVQSGIYDRFTEKLGQAMDAELRLGHGSEPTTTQGPLINVNAAKKVMHQISDAVSQGAKVLRGGKRLEGSFMQPTLLADVTTDMLCTQEETFGPLVPVIRFNTEEEALAIANACHMGLAGYFFSQDISQIWRVAEALEVGMVGVNEGLLSTVESCFGGVKQSGLGSEGSKYGIKEYLDIKYMCFGGLTP